In one Umezawaea sp. Da 62-37 genomic region, the following are encoded:
- a CDS encoding LuxR C-terminal-related transcriptional regulator has product MTLYGERLFPLRPLPTPKWPLTEDVAELQEYPSVALFMDRARAVDPSFALTAENAGPVAEICRRMDGLPLAIELTAARLRLFPVGTLVARLREGSYGPAGKNTGKLQRHRSVHALTESSFRLLDEEQQRLLTRISVSSQDVGLHTVEELGGLAPHQTEHVLEPLVDLNLVAVRHGAGDPRFAVLETVRAFCMAVLAERGELVEARSRHAEHFQAFAERSRPHLTGPDQAHWLDELAAAHDNVRRALEFLRHEGRLTEAARTAVAIHRFWLVRGHLEVGSLHLAAAPPLSGGALDSAQGVLATAMGDVLRAAEAFHRAGTAYRASGDQDLELAMLAQRHATLLHAGERLNVRSVDAVIRAAGRPEAPTEIGDAALALAMSSGHDLDRWEERLEAARQVYLRHQDVRGLGLVVAEQGEVAVARGQVDLAERSFRLSLEKLWSVGERTMLPTVLDAYAFLLWKQIPGQEDRVVRVMAASSTLRKATRAAPLRALRSVPAGPLRQLRTHLGNPRFEALWHEGRLLDTAAVVAEILSAPLLAGSGRTPSAPQDAKLTPRQYQIAALVSQGLTNRQIAHQLQISEWTAVNHVRQIMHRLGLPSRIHVAQWVLKAGYGLGNLRGGQHDG; this is encoded by the coding sequence TTGACGCTGTACGGCGAACGGCTGTTCCCGCTGCGGCCGCTGCCCACGCCGAAGTGGCCGCTCACCGAGGACGTGGCGGAGTTGCAGGAGTACCCGTCGGTGGCGTTGTTCATGGACCGGGCACGCGCCGTCGACCCGTCCTTCGCGCTCACGGCGGAGAACGCGGGCCCGGTCGCGGAGATCTGCCGCCGGATGGACGGCCTGCCGCTGGCGATCGAGCTGACCGCGGCCCGGCTGCGGCTGTTCCCGGTCGGCACCCTGGTCGCCCGGCTGCGCGAGGGCAGCTACGGCCCGGCGGGCAAGAACACCGGCAAGCTCCAGCGGCACAGGTCGGTGCACGCCCTGACGGAGAGCAGCTTCCGGCTGCTGGACGAGGAGCAGCAGCGCCTGCTGACGCGGATCTCGGTGTCCTCGCAGGACGTGGGGCTGCACACGGTCGAGGAACTCGGGGGGCTGGCTCCGCACCAGACCGAGCACGTGCTGGAACCGCTGGTGGACCTCAACCTGGTCGCGGTCCGGCACGGCGCGGGCGACCCGCGGTTCGCCGTGCTGGAGACCGTGCGGGCGTTCTGCATGGCCGTGCTTGCCGAACGGGGCGAACTCGTCGAGGCGAGGTCCCGGCATGCCGAGCACTTCCAGGCGTTCGCCGAGCGCTCCCGGCCGCACCTGACCGGTCCCGACCAGGCGCACTGGCTGGACGAACTCGCGGCGGCCCACGACAACGTGCGACGCGCGCTGGAGTTCCTGCGGCACGAGGGGCGGCTGACCGAGGCCGCGCGGACCGCCGTGGCGATCCACCGGTTCTGGCTGGTCCGCGGCCATCTGGAGGTGGGCAGCCTGCACCTCGCCGCCGCGCCGCCGCTGTCGGGAGGTGCCCTGGACTCGGCTCAGGGTGTGCTGGCCACTGCGATGGGCGACGTGCTGCGGGCCGCGGAAGCGTTCCACCGGGCGGGCACGGCCTACCGGGCGTCCGGCGACCAGGACCTGGAACTGGCCATGCTGGCCCAGCGGCACGCCACGCTGCTGCACGCGGGCGAGCGGCTGAACGTGCGGTCGGTGGACGCCGTGATCCGGGCGGCGGGCAGGCCGGAGGCGCCGACCGAGATCGGGGACGCGGCGCTCGCGCTCGCCATGTCCTCGGGGCACGACCTCGACCGGTGGGAGGAGCGGCTGGAGGCCGCCCGACAGGTGTACCTGCGTCACCAGGACGTGCGCGGGCTGGGCCTGGTGGTCGCCGAGCAGGGTGAGGTCGCGGTGGCCCGCGGCCAGGTCGACCTGGCCGAGCGGTCGTTCCGGCTGAGCCTGGAGAAGCTGTGGTCGGTGGGGGAGCGCACCATGCTGCCGACCGTGCTCGACGCGTACGCCTTCCTGCTGTGGAAGCAGATTCCGGGTCAGGAGGACAGGGTCGTGCGGGTGATGGCGGCGAGTTCGACGCTGCGCAAGGCGACCCGCGCGGCGCCGTTGCGGGCTCTGCGATCCGTGCCCGCGGGGCCCTTGCGGCAGTTGCGCACCCACCTCGGCAACCCGCGGTTCGAGGCGCTGTGGCACGAGGGCCGATTACTCGACACCGCCGCGGTAGTGGCGGAAATCCTGTCCGCGCCGCTGCTGGCAGGCAGCGGACGGACGCCCAGCGCGCCGCAGGACGCGAAGCTCACGCCCCGGCAGTACCAGATCGCCGCGCTGGTCAGCCAGGGGCTGACCAACCGGCAGATCGCCCACCAGTTGCAGATCTCCGAGTGGACGGCGGTGAACCACGTCCGGCAGATAATGCACCGGTTGGGCCTGCCGTCCCGGATCCACGTGGCGCAGTGGGTGCTCAAAGCCGGGTACGGCCTAGGAAACCTTCGCGGCGGACAGCACGACGGGTAG
- a CDS encoding nuclear transport factor 2 family protein, with product MSSLGEKFVVAWATQDWDALAELYDEDVILYAPFAWKVAGRATILKVAVQFHLTYPGLRAALHDEFHNADNTRAVFRYSWDWHNTGPFYGQPATDERGTTIETHTVRLRDGRITEQIVSTNNLALISLQLGRGVEFPLVTPDPALAIVSAAG from the coding sequence ATGAGTTCGCTGGGAGAGAAGTTCGTCGTGGCGTGGGCGACCCAGGACTGGGACGCCCTCGCGGAGCTCTACGACGAGGACGTCATCCTCTACGCGCCCTTCGCGTGGAAAGTCGCAGGCCGGGCGACGATCCTCAAGGTCGCCGTCCAATTCCACCTGACGTACCCAGGGCTGCGGGCGGCCCTGCACGACGAGTTCCACAACGCCGACAACACCCGTGCGGTGTTCCGCTACTCCTGGGACTGGCACAACACCGGCCCGTTCTACGGGCAGCCCGCGACCGACGAGCGCGGAACCACGATCGAGACCCACACCGTCCGGCTGCGCGACGGCCGCATCACCGAGCAGATCGTCTCCACGAACAACCTGGCGTTGATCAGCCTGCAACTGGGCCGGGGCGTGGAGTTCCCGTTGGTCACCCCGGATCCGGCGCTGGCCATCGTCTCCGCGGCCGGCTGA
- the sigJ gene encoding RNA polymerase sigma factor SigJ encodes MQADPTRTDVFEEYRELMFGIAYRMLGSVVDAEDTMQETWLRWSRIDREAVVDPRGYLVRAVTRTSIDHLRRAKVRREQYVGSWLPEPLLTGPDSAEGVTRADSVSMAILVMLERLSPLERAVFVLHEVFGFSFPEVAAVIDRSEAAVRQLGSRARGNVRGRPRFAANGKQARKVTERFLAAALGGDLGGLMELLAPDVTMWVDSNGQSEGGPWEPVSGSLSIAEYFASVAGRFPRGMRSRYVEFNGSGSGLFVVGDELYATFVLDFAESDGRVEAIWVIREEHKLSRIRVPAD; translated from the coding sequence ATGCAGGCGGACCCGACTCGGACCGATGTGTTCGAGGAATACCGGGAACTCATGTTCGGCATCGCGTACCGGATGCTCGGCAGTGTCGTGGACGCCGAGGACACCATGCAGGAGACCTGGCTGCGGTGGAGCAGGATCGACCGGGAGGCGGTCGTCGATCCGCGGGGTTACCTGGTTCGCGCGGTCACCCGGACGTCGATCGACCACCTCCGGCGGGCCAAGGTGCGGCGGGAGCAGTACGTCGGGTCGTGGTTGCCGGAGCCGTTGTTGACGGGGCCGGATTCGGCGGAGGGTGTGACCAGGGCTGACTCCGTTTCCATGGCGATCCTGGTGATGCTGGAACGGTTGTCGCCGCTGGAGCGGGCGGTGTTCGTGCTGCACGAGGTGTTCGGCTTCAGCTTTCCCGAGGTGGCGGCGGTGATCGACCGTTCGGAGGCGGCCGTGCGCCAGCTCGGCAGCCGGGCGCGGGGCAACGTCCGGGGGCGGCCGCGGTTCGCCGCGAACGGCAAGCAGGCCAGGAAGGTGACCGAGCGGTTCCTGGCGGCGGCTCTCGGCGGCGACCTCGGTGGGCTGATGGAGCTGCTCGCACCGGACGTGACCATGTGGGTCGACTCCAACGGCCAGTCCGAGGGCGGTCCCTGGGAGCCGGTGTCCGGGTCGCTGTCGATCGCCGAGTACTTCGCGTCGGTCGCGGGCCGGTTCCCGCGGGGGATGCGGTCGCGGTACGTGGAGTTCAACGGCAGCGGCAGCGGGCTGTTCGTCGTGGGCGACGAGTTGTACGCGACGTTCGTCCTCGACTTCGCGGAGTCGGACGGCCGGGTGGAGGCCATCTGGGTCATCCGCGAGGAGCACAAGCTGTCCCGCATCCGGGTGCCCGCCGACTAG
- a CDS encoding transposase family protein yields MISYRATLDVPRELAQYLGRLLHTQRRDRGTRKGARALTCYGQAVMGLRWFRQNTDITALARDHGISRATGYRYLDEIITVLAEQAPDLHAALRHAKNEGLAHVVLDGKIFPTDRLAEKTTSAKGEQIDRWYSGKAHEHGGNIQALMAPNGFPLWISDVEPGSVHDLTAAREHVLGALYWAASRLDLPTLADNGYDGAGIGVFTPVKQPAGGQVLDVDTRTYNALLRGLRCLGERGFATLTGRWRALRHFTTSPRKIGAIVKAALVLTHFEHGRLT; encoded by the coding sequence GTGATCAGCTATCGTGCCACACTCGACGTGCCCCGCGAACTCGCCCAGTACCTGGGCCGCCTGCTCCACACCCAACGCCGCGACCGTGGCACTCGGAAGGGCGCCAGAGCGCTGACCTGCTACGGGCAGGCCGTCATGGGCCTGCGCTGGTTCCGCCAGAACACCGACATCACCGCGCTGGCCCGAGATCACGGCATCTCCCGCGCCACCGGCTACCGCTACCTCGACGAGATCATCACCGTGCTCGCCGAGCAAGCCCCGGACCTGCACGCAGCATTGCGACACGCCAAGAACGAGGGACTGGCCCACGTCGTTCTCGACGGCAAGATCTTTCCCACCGACCGCCTCGCCGAGAAGACCACCAGCGCGAAAGGCGAGCAGATCGACCGGTGGTACTCCGGCAAAGCACACGAGCACGGCGGCAACATCCAGGCCCTGATGGCGCCGAACGGTTTCCCGCTGTGGATCAGCGATGTCGAACCCGGCTCGGTGCACGACCTGACCGCGGCCCGCGAACACGTGCTGGGCGCCCTGTACTGGGCCGCCTCCCGACTCGACCTGCCCACCCTGGCCGACAACGGCTACGACGGGGCGGGCATCGGAGTGTTCACACCGGTCAAGCAGCCCGCAGGCGGGCAGGTACTTGATGTCGACACGCGCACCTACAATGCCCTGCTGCGTGGCCTGCGCTGTCTGGGTGAACGCGGATTCGCGACGCTGACCGGCCGCTGGCGCGCCTTACGGCACTTCACCACCAGCCCTCGCAAGATCGGCGCCATCGTCAAAGCCGCCCTCGTCCTCACTCATTTCGAACATGGACGACTCACCTGA
- a CDS encoding IS1380 family transposase, whose product MRSSHTASAVSARFDDPNLIADAGLIPVLRLARHCRLPELAAEAIRIPDADSGGANPAAKVMSLVAAMVAGADSIDDVHRVRHGGMDLAFDGTRAPSTVGTFLRSFTHGHVRQLHQVHRAFLAELAARTPLLPGADTVAFIDIDPTHRRVYGHAKQGAEHGRLKGQRTLHPLVAVVSTPLARPVIAAVRMRRGKAADVRGAESFVAEALAVAAQIGCTGIRIVRADAKFYTADVVAACRRAGARFSLTTGTNPSITAAITTIADHAWIPIRYPNAIEDPDTGELISDAEVAEIPCYTAFTGRRKTERVTATLMVRRVKRLNTTTSAGQTELFPAYRYHTVFTDSPFELVPAEADHRRHAVIEQVIADGKAGPLAHLPSGHFQANAAWLTCWAITHNLLRAAGSLASVFHTKATTATLRAHLIAVPARLARSARCYLTVHLPRHWPWRDARQQLFDAVHPDAVHVAPPPSA is encoded by the coding sequence GTGCGATCCTCTCATACCGCCTCGGCGGTGTCGGCGCGGTTCGACGATCCGAACCTGATCGCCGACGCCGGCCTGATACCGGTGCTACGACTGGCCCGACACTGCCGCCTGCCCGAACTGGCCGCCGAGGCGATCCGCATCCCCGACGCGGACAGCGGCGGCGCCAACCCCGCCGCGAAGGTGATGTCACTGGTCGCGGCCATGGTCGCGGGCGCGGACAGCATCGACGACGTCCACCGAGTACGACATGGCGGCATGGACCTCGCGTTCGACGGGACACGCGCACCCTCCACCGTGGGCACCTTCCTGCGATCGTTCACCCACGGCCATGTCCGCCAACTCCACCAGGTGCACCGGGCGTTCCTGGCCGAACTGGCCGCCCGCACCCCGCTGCTCCCCGGCGCGGACACCGTGGCGTTCATCGATATCGACCCCACCCACAGACGGGTCTACGGGCATGCCAAACAGGGTGCCGAGCACGGCCGTCTCAAGGGACAGCGCACCCTGCATCCGTTGGTGGCGGTGGTCTCCACGCCGCTGGCCCGGCCGGTGATCGCCGCGGTGCGGATGCGACGCGGCAAAGCCGCCGACGTGCGCGGCGCGGAGTCCTTCGTCGCCGAAGCCCTCGCCGTCGCCGCCCAGATCGGCTGCACCGGGATACGGATCGTCCGCGCGGACGCGAAGTTCTACACCGCCGACGTGGTCGCGGCCTGCCGCCGGGCCGGCGCCCGTTTCTCGTTGACCACCGGCACGAACCCCTCCATCACCGCCGCGATCACCACGATCGCCGACCACGCGTGGATCCCGATCCGCTACCCGAACGCGATCGAGGACCCCGACACCGGCGAGTTGATCTCCGACGCCGAGGTCGCCGAAATCCCGTGCTACACCGCGTTCACCGGACGCCGTAAAACCGAGCGGGTCACCGCCACGTTGATGGTGCGCCGCGTGAAACGCTTGAACACCACGACATCGGCGGGGCAGACCGAACTGTTCCCCGCCTACCGTTACCACACGGTGTTCACCGACAGCCCTTTCGAACTCGTGCCCGCCGAAGCCGACCACCGCCGGCACGCGGTCATCGAACAGGTCATCGCCGACGGCAAAGCCGGCCCGCTGGCGCACCTGCCCTCGGGACATTTCCAGGCCAACGCGGCCTGGCTGACCTGCTGGGCGATCACCCACAACCTGCTACGGGCCGCCGGGTCGTTGGCATCGGTCTTCCACACCAAGGCCACCACCGCGACCCTCCGCGCCCATCTGATCGCCGTGCCGGCCCGCCTGGCCCGCTCCGCCCGCTGCTATCTCACCGTTCACCTGCCCCGGCACTGGCCCTGGCGGGACGCCCGGCAACAACTCTTCGACGCCGTTCACCCCGATGCGGTTCACGTCGCACCGCCACCATCGGCCTGA
- a CDS encoding AAA family ATPase, with protein sequence MARQLPPLVGRDTDLLTLTAQLCRSDTHLSTVTGPGGVGKSRLAAAVADEMTRLNSVTVAVVDLHGATTAEEALRAIADSVVDNFGCLIGERANVQEIAEKVPDGDVLLILDGCEQVTENLALMVRELLSWHNEVISPTLKA encoded by the coding sequence TTGGCCCGCCAGTTGCCGCCGCTGGTCGGCCGCGATACGGACCTGCTGACGCTGACCGCGCAGCTGTGCAGGTCAGACACCCACCTGTCCACGGTGACGGGGCCGGGTGGGGTGGGCAAGAGCAGGCTGGCGGCCGCGGTGGCCGACGAGATGACCCGGCTGAACTCGGTCACCGTCGCCGTGGTGGACCTGCACGGCGCGACGACCGCGGAGGAAGCGCTGCGCGCGATCGCCGACTCCGTGGTGGATAATTTCGGTTGTCTGATCGGTGAACGGGCTAACGTGCAGGAGATTGCCGAGAAGGTGCCGGACGGTGACGTCCTGCTCATTCTCGACGGCTGTGAGCAAGTCACCGAGAACCTGGCCTTGATGGTTCGTGAACTGTTGTCCTGGCACAACGAGGTGATCTCACCAACGTTGAAGGCCTGA
- a CDS encoding carboxyl transferase domain-containing protein codes for MPGGSVDRAERRGCCSAQRRRRGCAEAELVDDGDFLEVHEQWATNIVCVFVRLDGNVVGVVANQTASSAGTVDIDATRERLVRVYREELMSPCCAAERGLVDDVVDAAEARGGEFVAAVRIQRVGAAQKAPCGSANIVWRETFRALRSIQLPTPSTSRGSDGA; via the coding sequence ATGCCCGGAGGGTCGGTTGACCGTGCCGAACGACGTGGCTGCTGCTCTGCACAACGGAGGCGGCGTGGTTGTGCGGAGGCCGAACTGGTTGACGACGGTGACTTCCTGGAGGTGCACGAGCAATGGGCGACGAACATCGTGTGCGTGTTCGTCCGGCTGGACGGGAACGTGGTGGGCGTGGTCGCGAACCAAACGGCGTCGTCGGCGGGGACGGTTGACATCGACGCCACCCGTGAGCGGCTGGTGCGGGTCTACCGCGAGGAGTTGATGAGCCCCTGCTGTGCGGCCGAGCGGGGCCTGGTTGACGACGTGGTGGACGCGGCCGAGGCGCGGGGCGGGGAATTCGTGGCAGCAGTCCGGATCCAGCGGGTGGGTGCTGCTCAGAAGGCGCCTTGTGGCAGCGCGAACATCGTGTGGCGCGAAACCTTTCGGGCCCTTCGGTCGATACAGCTCCCGACACCATCCACATCGAGGGGGAGCGACGGCGCATGA